The Algihabitans albus genome has a segment encoding these proteins:
- a CDS encoding ABC transporter permease, with protein MSDLALQGPGGGGQRIGAVVLRHLYLLRSSWPRVFELMYWPTIQMVLWGFITLFLLQHSSLIAQASGVLISAVLLWDVLFRGQLGFSLSFLEEIWSRNLANLAVSPLTPAEFLTALMILSLLRTLIGVLPAAGLAILFYEISIFEMGLPLLAFFSCLLIMGWAIGMAVCALILRVGQGAESAAWLAIFLIAPVSAIYYPVDVLPPLLQWIAWALPTAPTFEGMRALLMEGLFRGDLLLHALALNVVYLILGCGLFLWSYRVARARGLILQVGE; from the coding sequence GTGAGCGATCTCGCCCTGCAAGGACCTGGCGGTGGCGGCCAGAGGATCGGCGCCGTCGTCCTCCGCCATCTTTATCTTCTGCGAAGCTCCTGGCCCCGCGTGTTCGAGCTGATGTACTGGCCGACCATCCAGATGGTGCTCTGGGGCTTCATTACGCTCTTCCTGCTGCAACACTCCTCGCTGATCGCCCAGGCCAGCGGCGTACTGATTTCCGCCGTACTGCTATGGGACGTGTTGTTCCGGGGCCAGCTCGGCTTCTCGCTCTCCTTCCTGGAGGAGATCTGGTCGCGCAATCTGGCAAACCTCGCCGTCAGCCCGCTCACACCGGCGGAATTCCTGACGGCCCTGATGATTCTTTCACTGCTGCGAACCCTGATCGGAGTTCTGCCGGCGGCGGGCCTCGCGATCCTCTTCTACGAGATTTCGATCTTCGAAATGGGTCTGCCGCTGCTTGCCTTCTTCAGTTGCCTGCTGATCATGGGCTGGGCAATCGGCATGGCGGTCTGCGCCTTGATCCTGCGGGTCGGTCAAGGCGCCGAGTCGGCCGCCTGGCTGGCGATCTTCCTGATCGCGCCGGTCTCGGCGATCTACTATCCCGTCGACGTTCTGCCTCCGCTTTTGCAGTGGATCGCCTGGGCACTGCCGACGGCCCCGACCTTCGAAGGCATGCGCGCGCTGCTGATGGAGGGACTCTTCCGCGGCGACCTGTTGCTGCATGCCCTGGCGCTCAACGTCGTCTATCTGATCCTCGGCTGCGGTCTTTTTCTCTGGTCCTATCGCGTCGCCCGCGCACGCGGCCTGATTCTCCAGGTCGGAGAGTAG
- the cobT gene encoding nicotinate-nucleotide--dimethylbenzimidazole phosphoribosyltransferase gives MSDQPNPSAVSLTEIRDILKRLPGPDLTAGSAAEARQRDLLKPPGSLGRLEELAVWLATWQGRASPRIERPHVAVFAGSHGVAGRAVSAYPPEVTQQMVGAFVNGLAAVNQLASEADADLRVYEMALELPTADITQGPAMGEEDAAHAMAYGMMAIEEGLDVVALGEMGIGNTTAAAALACGLFGGTPADWVGPGTGVDAAGIQRKTQAVAAALDANARALPDPLTALAALGGRELAAIAGAVLACRAARIPVVLDGYACSVAAAVLYKADPRALDHCLVAHRSAEPGHARLLEAIGKRPLLDFDLRLGEGSGAALTLPLLKAACAVHNGMATFAEAGVSGKAE, from the coding sequence ATGTCCGATCAGCCGAATCCCTCCGCTGTCAGCCTGACCGAGATTCGGGATATTTTAAAGCGCCTGCCCGGCCCCGACCTGACGGCCGGCAGTGCGGCCGAAGCGCGACAGCGCGATCTCCTGAAACCTCCCGGGTCCTTGGGCCGCCTGGAGGAACTGGCCGTCTGGTTGGCAACCTGGCAAGGCCGCGCCAGTCCGCGAATCGAACGTCCTCACGTGGCGGTTTTCGCCGGTTCGCACGGGGTGGCCGGCCGTGCCGTCTCGGCCTATCCGCCCGAGGTGACGCAACAGATGGTCGGTGCTTTCGTCAATGGTCTCGCCGCCGTCAACCAGCTTGCGAGCGAGGCGGACGCGGACTTGCGCGTCTACGAGATGGCGCTGGAGCTGCCGACTGCCGACATCACCCAAGGTCCTGCGATGGGAGAGGAGGATGCGGCCCATGCCATGGCCTACGGCATGATGGCGATCGAAGAAGGTCTGGACGTGGTCGCGCTCGGCGAGATGGGTATCGGCAATACCACGGCCGCCGCCGCCTTGGCCTGTGGCCTGTTCGGTGGAACGCCGGCCGACTGGGTCGGACCTGGGACCGGTGTCGACGCCGCCGGTATTCAGCGCAAGACGCAAGCGGTGGCGGCGGCGCTGGATGCGAACGCCAGAGCGCTTCCGGATCCTTTGACAGCTCTGGCTGCCTTGGGCGGCCGCGAACTGGCGGCCATAGCCGGGGCCGTTCTGGCCTGCCGGGCCGCCCGCATTCCCGTGGTGCTCGACGGCTATGCCTGCAGCGTCGCGGCAGCCGTGCTCTACAAGGCCGATCCGCGCGCGCTCGATCATTGCCTCGTCGCGCACCGCTCCGCCGAACCGGGGCATGCGCGACTTCTGGAGGCGATTGGAAAGCGTCCGTTGCTCGACTTCGACCTGCGCTTGGGTGAAGGATCCGGTGCGGCACTGACTCTGCCGTTGCTCAAGGCGGCGTGTGCCGTCCATAACGGTATGGCGACTTTCGCCGAGGCGGGCGTCAGCGGCAAGGCGGAGTAG